The Amycolatopsis mongoliensis genome includes a window with the following:
- a CDS encoding peptide MFS transporter: MSTSTEVQQDTRFFGHPRGLANLFGVEMWERFSYYGMLGILPIYLYYKVEQGGLGLAQESALGIVGAYGGLVYLSAVIGAWVADRLLGSERTLFYSAVLIMIGHVSLALLPGLAGIGVGLVCVAVGSGGLKSNATAIVGTLYADGDERRDAGFTIFYMGVNLGGFVGPLLTGLAQTEVGFHLGFGLAAIGMALGLIQYTVGRKNLGEKAKEVPNPLPSSQRLLAVGAAVLLVAAVLVLVLTGVVNPGNLADVVVWVVGVISVIYFLVILTSRKITGDERSRVFSFIPMFIASAVFFSLYQQQFTVVAAYTDQRLNRTLFGWEMPVSWVNSINPVFIIVFAPVLAALWTKLGPRQPSTPMKFVLGTVLMGAAFLLFLPMVGSGKNASPMLAMVGILFVFTIAELCLSPVGLSLSTKLAPEAFRTQMVALNFLSISFGTAMSGKLAEYYSVDDEAPYFSTVGGVAIGVGILLFLGIPFIRKLMKGVH; the protein is encoded by the coding sequence GTGAGCACCTCTACCGAGGTCCAGCAGGACACGAGGTTCTTCGGGCACCCACGAGGGCTGGCGAACCTCTTCGGCGTGGAGATGTGGGAGCGCTTCTCCTACTACGGGATGCTCGGCATCCTGCCGATCTACCTCTACTACAAGGTCGAACAGGGCGGCCTGGGACTGGCGCAGGAGTCCGCGCTCGGCATCGTCGGCGCGTACGGCGGGCTGGTGTACCTCTCGGCCGTCATCGGCGCCTGGGTCGCCGACCGGCTGCTCGGTTCCGAACGCACCCTGTTCTACAGCGCCGTGCTGATCATGATCGGCCACGTCAGCCTGGCGCTCCTGCCGGGTCTGGCCGGCATCGGGGTCGGCCTCGTGTGCGTCGCGGTCGGCAGTGGCGGGCTGAAGTCGAACGCGACGGCGATCGTCGGCACGCTCTACGCCGACGGGGACGAGCGGCGCGACGCCGGCTTCACGATCTTCTACATGGGCGTCAACCTGGGTGGCTTCGTCGGGCCGCTGCTGACCGGGCTCGCGCAGACCGAGGTCGGCTTCCACCTCGGCTTCGGCCTGGCCGCGATCGGCATGGCGTTGGGGCTGATCCAGTACACGGTGGGCCGCAAGAACCTCGGCGAGAAGGCCAAGGAGGTGCCGAACCCGCTGCCGTCGTCGCAGCGCCTGCTGGCCGTCGGCGCCGCCGTCCTGCTGGTCGCCGCGGTCCTGGTGCTGGTGCTGACCGGCGTCGTCAACCCGGGCAACCTCGCCGACGTCGTCGTCTGGGTGGTCGGGGTGATCTCGGTGATCTACTTCCTCGTCATCCTGACCAGCCGCAAGATCACCGGCGACGAGCGCAGCCGGGTCTTCTCGTTCATCCCGATGTTCATCGCCAGCGCGGTGTTCTTCTCGCTGTACCAGCAGCAGTTCACGGTCGTCGCGGCCTACACCGACCAGCGGCTGAACCGGACCCTGTTCGGCTGGGAGATGCCGGTGTCGTGGGTCAACTCGATCAACCCGGTGTTCATCATCGTGTTCGCCCCGGTGCTGGCGGCGCTGTGGACGAAGCTCGGCCCACGCCAGCCGTCGACGCCGATGAAGTTCGTCCTCGGCACGGTGCTGATGGGCGCGGCGTTCCTGCTGTTCCTGCCGATGGTGGGCAGCGGCAAGAACGCCAGCCCGATGCTCGCGATGGTCGGCATCCTGTTCGTCTTCACGATCGCGGAGCTGTGCCTCTCACCGGTCGGGCTGTCGCTGTCGACGAAGCTCGCGCCGGAGGCGTTCCGGACGCAGATGGTCGCGCTGAACTTCCTGTCGATCTCGTTCGGCACGGCGATGTCCGGCAAGCTCGCCGAGTACTACTCCGTCGACGACGAAGCGCCGTACTTCAGCACGGTCGGCGGGGTCGCCATCGGCGTCGGCATCCTGCTGTTCCTGGGCATCCCCTTCATCCGCAAGCTGATGAAGGGCGTCCACTAG
- a CDS encoding VIT1/CCC1 transporter family protein — translation MIDGDAVQHAHEPHEGVGGKLNWLRAGVLGANDGIVSVAGIVVGVAGATTESTTILTAGIAGLVAGAFSMAGGEYVSVSTQRDTEQALIRLEKHELKTMPEAEERELAGIYEEKGLSPELAAQVARELTEKDALQAHAEAELGIDPGNLTSPWQAAWASLVAFSVGALLPILSIAWASVSLRVWACAAAVVVGLTLTGLISARLGDAKVGRAILRNVGVGALTMVVTYFVGVIFGVTLG, via the coding sequence ATGATTGACGGTGATGCCGTGCAGCACGCCCACGAACCGCACGAGGGTGTGGGCGGGAAGCTGAACTGGCTGCGGGCCGGGGTTCTCGGGGCGAACGACGGGATCGTGTCGGTCGCCGGCATCGTCGTCGGCGTGGCCGGCGCGACCACCGAAAGCACCACGATCCTCACCGCCGGAATCGCCGGGCTCGTCGCCGGCGCCTTTTCCATGGCCGGCGGTGAATACGTCTCCGTGAGCACCCAGCGCGACACCGAGCAGGCGCTGATCCGGCTGGAAAAGCACGAGCTCAAGACGATGCCGGAGGCCGAGGAGCGCGAGCTCGCCGGGATCTACGAGGAGAAAGGGCTTTCGCCCGAGCTGGCCGCCCAGGTCGCGCGCGAACTGACCGAAAAGGACGCGCTGCAGGCGCACGCGGAGGCCGAGCTCGGCATCGACCCGGGCAACCTGACCAGCCCGTGGCAGGCGGCGTGGGCGTCGCTGGTCGCGTTCTCGGTCGGCGCGCTGCTGCCGATCCTCTCCATCGCCTGGGCCAGTGTCTCGCTGCGGGTCTGGGCGTGCGCCGCCGCGGTCGTCGTCGGCCTCACGCTGACCGGGCTGATCAGCGCGAGGCTCGGCGACGCGAAGGTGGGGCGCGCGATCCTCCGCAACGTCGGCGTCGGCGCCCTCACCATGGTGGTGACCTACTTCGTCGGGGTGATCTTCGGAGTCACCCTCGGCTAG
- a CDS encoding cupin domain-containing protein has product MDEQVWQPLKTVEGLPLRGGEGRFRQLETAESGLAYLIHYPAGVSSPTHSHDHDSIVYVLSGKLRGAVDGVEAVLEPGNSVLHARGVAHHVEALTDAMWVEFKSPLPRRPPIA; this is encoded by the coding sequence ATGGACGAGCAAGTGTGGCAGCCGCTGAAGACGGTGGAGGGCCTGCCGCTCCGGGGCGGTGAGGGCCGGTTCCGGCAGCTGGAGACGGCGGAGAGCGGCCTGGCGTATTTGATCCACTACCCGGCGGGGGTGTCTTCACCCACGCACTCGCACGACCACGACAGCATCGTGTACGTCCTGTCGGGCAAGCTGCGGGGCGCGGTGGACGGCGTCGAGGCGGTGCTGGAACCGGGGAATTCGGTGCTGCACGCGCGCGGGGTGGCCCACCACGTCGAGGCGCTGACGGACGCCATGTGGGTGGAGTTCAAGTCACCCCTGCCGAGGCGGCCGCCGATCGCCTGA
- a CDS encoding DUF6319 family protein, giving the protein MTVDVLTHDEETAEAPASTEAPATDVPAAEATTVTESASPAASESPAEPVAEEAPKPKRGRPKGAATASTAKKTRTVELILTVTGTADGEWQAELKNGSKWVAKGLEIPAAAVSRAAKELHSDLSGPIDEVINQAREAQAAKVAALEAELEKAKQALAELDA; this is encoded by the coding sequence ATGACCGTGGATGTCCTGACGCACGACGAGGAAACGGCCGAGGCCCCGGCGAGCACCGAGGCGCCGGCCACCGACGTTCCCGCCGCCGAGGCGACGACCGTCACCGAGTCCGCGTCCCCGGCCGCTTCGGAAAGCCCGGCTGAGCCGGTCGCCGAGGAGGCCCCCAAGCCGAAGCGCGGCCGCCCGAAGGGTGCGGCGACGGCGTCGACGGCGAAGAAGACCCGCACGGTCGAGCTGATCCTCACCGTCACCGGCACGGCCGACGGCGAGTGGCAGGCCGAGCTGAAGAACGGCTCCAAGTGGGTCGCGAAGGGCCTGGAGATCCCCGCCGCCGCGGTGTCGCGCGCGGCGAAGGAGCTGCACTCCGACCTGTCCGGCCCGATCGACGAGGTGATCAACCAGGCCCGCGAAGCGCAGGCCGCGAAGGTCGCCGCGCTGGAGGCCGAGCTCGAGAAGGCCAAGCAGGCCCTCGCCGAGCTGGACGCCTGA
- the acs gene encoding acetate--CoA ligase translates to MTEQSPALDNLLTESRTFPPGDEFAGQANAKADLYAEADADREAFWAKQAERLTWDTKWTTVLDWTNAPFAKWFVGGKLNVAYNCVDRHVESGHGDQVAIHWVGEPGDTRDITYAELKTEVSKAANALASLGVTAGDVVAIQLQMVPEAIFAMLACARIGALHNVVFGGFSPTALRARVDDAAAKVVITSDGQFRRGKAAPMKANVDEALEGARTVEKVIVVKRTGDKLEGDVPWTAERDLWWHELVDGQSEEHTPEAFDSEHPLFILYTSGTTGKPKGILHTSGGYLTQTAYTHHNVFDHKAGEDVYWCTADIGWITGHSYIVYGPLANRVTQVVYEGTPNTPHEGRHWEIVQKYKVSLYYTAPTLIRTFMKWGAEIPEKYDLSSLRVLGSVGEPINPEAWIWYRENIGAGKTPIVDTWWQTETGAIMISPLPGVTSTKPGSAQKALPGISAKVVDDQGVEVGPGGGGYLVLDKPWPSMLRGVWGDEERFKDTYWSRFKDQGFYFAGDGAKYDNDGDVWLLGRVDDVMNVSGHRISTTEVESALVSHPTVAEAAVVGATDPTTGQGIVAFVILRGNAVDGGEEAIQALRNHVAKEIGPIAKPRQIMVVPELPKTRSGKIMRRLLRDVAENRQVGDVTTLADSSVMDLISSGLKSGKSEE, encoded by the coding sequence ATGACCGAGCAGTCCCCAGCCCTGGACAACCTGCTCACCGAGAGCCGCACGTTCCCGCCCGGCGACGAATTCGCTGGCCAGGCCAACGCGAAGGCCGATCTCTACGCCGAGGCGGACGCCGATCGCGAAGCGTTCTGGGCGAAGCAGGCGGAGCGGCTGACGTGGGACACGAAGTGGACCACGGTACTGGACTGGACCAATGCGCCGTTCGCGAAGTGGTTCGTCGGCGGCAAGCTGAACGTCGCGTACAACTGCGTCGACCGGCACGTCGAGTCCGGGCACGGCGACCAGGTCGCGATCCACTGGGTCGGCGAGCCGGGTGACACGCGGGACATCACCTACGCCGAGCTGAAGACCGAGGTTTCCAAGGCCGCCAACGCACTCGCGTCCCTCGGCGTCACCGCCGGTGACGTCGTCGCGATCCAGCTGCAGATGGTCCCCGAGGCCATCTTCGCGATGCTCGCGTGCGCGCGGATCGGCGCGCTGCACAACGTCGTCTTCGGCGGCTTCTCGCCGACGGCACTGCGGGCCCGCGTCGACGACGCCGCCGCGAAGGTCGTGATCACCTCCGACGGCCAGTTCCGCCGTGGCAAGGCCGCGCCGATGAAGGCCAACGTCGACGAAGCGCTCGAAGGCGCCAGGACCGTCGAGAAGGTCATCGTCGTCAAGCGCACGGGCGACAAGCTCGAAGGCGACGTCCCGTGGACCGCCGAGCGCGACCTCTGGTGGCACGAGCTCGTCGACGGACAGTCCGAAGAGCACACTCCCGAGGCGTTCGACAGCGAGCACCCGCTGTTCATCCTCTACACGTCCGGGACGACCGGGAAGCCCAAGGGCATCCTGCACACCTCCGGCGGCTACCTGACGCAGACGGCGTACACGCACCACAACGTCTTCGACCACAAGGCCGGCGAGGACGTCTACTGGTGCACCGCCGACATCGGCTGGATCACCGGCCACAGCTACATCGTCTACGGCCCGCTCGCCAACCGCGTGACGCAGGTCGTCTACGAAGGCACGCCGAACACCCCGCACGAGGGCCGCCACTGGGAGATCGTCCAGAAGTACAAGGTCTCCCTCTACTACACCGCGCCGACGCTGATCCGCACCTTCATGAAGTGGGGCGCGGAAATCCCGGAGAAGTACGACCTGTCGTCGCTGCGGGTGCTGGGCTCGGTCGGCGAGCCGATCAACCCCGAGGCGTGGATCTGGTACCGCGAGAACATCGGCGCGGGCAAGACCCCGATCGTCGACACGTGGTGGCAGACCGAGACCGGCGCGATCATGATCTCGCCGCTGCCGGGCGTCACCTCGACCAAGCCGGGCTCCGCGCAGAAGGCACTGCCGGGGATCTCCGCGAAGGTCGTCGACGACCAAGGCGTCGAGGTCGGGCCCGGCGGTGGCGGGTACCTGGTGCTCGACAAGCCGTGGCCGTCGATGCTGCGAGGCGTCTGGGGCGACGAAGAGCGTTTCAAGGACACCTATTGGTCGCGCTTCAAGGACCAGGGCTTCTACTTCGCCGGCGACGGCGCGAAGTACGACAACGACGGCGACGTCTGGCTGCTGGGCCGCGTCGACGACGTGATGAACGTGTCCGGCCACCGCATCTCGACGACCGAGGTCGAGTCGGCGCTGGTCTCGCACCCGACGGTGGCCGAGGCCGCGGTCGTCGGCGCGACCGACCCGACGACCGGGCAGGGCATCGTCGCGTTCGTCATCCTGCGCGGCAACGCGGTCGACGGCGGCGAGGAGGCCATCCAGGCGCTGCGCAACCACGTCGCGAAGGAGATCGGGCCGATCGCGAAGCCGCGCCAGATCATGGTCGTGCCGGAGCTGCCGAAGACGCGCTCGGGCAAGATCATGCGCCGCCTGCTGCGCGACGTCGCGGAGAACCGGCAGGTCGGCGACGTCACCACGCTGGCCGACTCGTCGGTGATGGACCTGATCTCGTCGGGCCTGAAGTCGGGCAAGTCCGAGGAGTGA
- a CDS encoding GNAT family N-acetyltransferase, with the protein MSDWSTRPTLSGEHVRLEPLTPEHAKGLFEAGSDPGIWAWLSIRQPGDLPAAERMVEQALADPGRRPFAQIDVTSGRVAGTTSYYQVVEQHRILSIGHTWIGADWQRTGLNTESKLLLLTHAFETLDAQRVCWETDIRNLRSQRAIERLGALREGVLRAHRIRPDGSSRDTVTYSMLAPEWPAAKARLNERLVTGARLPR; encoded by the coding sequence GTGAGCGACTGGAGCACCCGACCGACCCTGTCCGGCGAGCACGTCCGCCTGGAGCCGCTGACGCCCGAGCACGCCAAAGGGCTCTTCGAGGCCGGCAGCGACCCGGGCATCTGGGCGTGGCTCAGCATCCGGCAGCCGGGGGATCTTCCCGCCGCCGAGCGGATGGTCGAGCAGGCGCTCGCCGACCCCGGCCGCAGGCCGTTCGCGCAGATCGACGTCACTTCCGGGCGTGTCGCCGGGACGACGTCGTACTACCAGGTCGTCGAGCAGCACCGGATCCTCTCGATCGGGCACACGTGGATCGGCGCGGACTGGCAGCGCACCGGGCTGAACACCGAGTCGAAGCTGCTCCTGCTCACCCACGCGTTCGAAACCCTTGACGCGCAACGGGTCTGCTGGGAGACGGACATCCGCAACCTGCGCTCGCAACGCGCCATCGAACGGCTTGGCGCGCTTCGCGAAGGTGTGCTGCGGGCGCACCGGATCCGGCCGGACGGGTCGTCGCGCGACACGGTCACCTATTCGATGCTGGCGCCGGAGTGGCCCGCGGCGAAGGCGCGGCTGAACGAACGCTTAGTCACCGGGGCTCGCCTGCCACGGTGA
- a CDS encoding phosphoribosyltransferase — MAEEREELSWELFGTASRELAHTIADDGFAPDLILSIARGGLFVAGALGYALDVKNLHVMNVEFYTGVDQRLDLPVMLPPVPNVVDLTSKKVLIADDVADTGATLKLVRDFCVEHVAEVRSAVVYEKPHSTVKCEYVWRHTDRWINFPWSVLPPVVSREGQVLDA, encoded by the coding sequence ATGGCCGAAGAGCGGGAAGAGCTGAGCTGGGAGCTGTTCGGCACCGCGAGCCGTGAACTGGCTCACACCATCGCCGACGACGGCTTCGCGCCGGACCTCATCCTGTCCATCGCGCGCGGCGGGCTGTTCGTCGCCGGCGCGCTCGGCTACGCGCTCGACGTGAAGAACCTGCACGTCATGAACGTCGAGTTCTACACCGGCGTCGACCAGCGCCTCGACCTCCCGGTGATGCTGCCGCCGGTGCCCAACGTCGTCGACCTGACGAGCAAGAAGGTGCTGATCGCCGACGACGTCGCCGACACCGGCGCCACGCTCAAGCTGGTGCGCGACTTCTGCGTCGAGCACGTCGCCGAGGTGCGCTCGGCCGTCGTCTACGAGAAGCCGCACTCGACGGTCAAATGCGAATACGTCTGGCGGCACACCGACCGCTGGATCAACTTCCCGTGGTCGGTGCTGCCGCCCGTGGTCTCCCGCGAAGGCCAGGTGCTCGATGCCTGA
- a CDS encoding Fic family protein: MPDPLKPLLDLEGVAAAAKSAQDAVFAVHRLPANLRGGAATAAEASVRAARASAGIEGANPELPADGAVADPILAGALRVAETLETLLPTWRRAPMQALARMHVLAAADLVEDPDALGRPHSGGGRLELLAQLVTGASSVPGPVLTAVVHGELLALKPFGSADGVVARAAARLTMVATGLDPKALSIPEVAFFRRVPRYLEAAEGFASGTPEGVRAWLLFCCEAFEAGAREAKSISDAAS; the protein is encoded by the coding sequence ATGCCTGATCCGCTCAAGCCCCTCCTCGACCTCGAAGGCGTCGCGGCGGCCGCGAAGTCCGCGCAGGACGCCGTGTTCGCGGTGCACCGCCTGCCCGCGAACCTGCGCGGCGGGGCGGCGACCGCGGCCGAAGCGTCGGTGCGGGCCGCCCGCGCGTCCGCCGGGATCGAGGGCGCCAACCCGGAGCTGCCCGCCGACGGCGCGGTCGCGGACCCGATCCTCGCCGGCGCGCTGCGCGTCGCGGAGACGTTGGAAACGCTGCTCCCGACGTGGCGCCGAGCGCCGATGCAGGCGTTGGCCCGCATGCACGTATTGGCGGCGGCGGACCTGGTGGAAGACCCGGATGCGTTGGGGCGCCCGCATTCCGGCGGCGGCCGCCTCGAACTGCTCGCCCAGCTCGTGACGGGCGCGTCGTCCGTTCCGGGACCCGTCCTGACGGCGGTCGTGCACGGAGAACTGTTGGCGCTCAAGCCTTTCGGCAGCGCGGACGGCGTCGTCGCCCGGGCCGCAGCGAGGTTGACGATGGTCGCCACGGGCCTGGACCCGAAAGCCTTGAGCATTCCCGAAGTCGCGTTCTTCCGCCGGGTGCCTCGTTATCTCGAAGCGGCTGAAGGATTCGCGAGCGGGACGCCCGAAGGCGTACGTGCGTGGCTGCTCTTCTGTTGCGAGGCGTTCGAAGCGGGTGCGCGCGAAGCGAAGAGTATTTCCGACGCGGCTTCTTGA
- the nicT gene encoding Nickel transporter NicT produces MAGTEEDSRRGLSRREWVSIGGMAGFILLLNVVGWVVLAAFVAPHHYALGTTGVFGIGLGVTAFTLGMRHAFDADHIAAIDNTTRKLMADGQRPLSVGFWFSLGHSTIVFALCLLLSLGVRALAGQVEDGSSALHEATGLIGTSVSGVFLYVIAILNFVVLVGILRVFRRMRHGEFDEAALERQLDNRGVLNRLLRGTTKAVRKPWHIYPVGVLFGLGFDTATEIGLLVLAAGAATFALPWYAILVLPILFAAGMSLFDTVDGCFMNFAYGWAFAKPVRKIFYNITVTTLSVAVAFVIGTIELVSILTEKLDITSGPLAVIASVNLDYVGFGIVGLFVLTWVVALAVWRFGRIEEKWSAKLSG; encoded by the coding sequence ATGGCGGGCACGGAAGAGGACTCGCGGCGCGGCCTTTCGCGCCGCGAGTGGGTGTCCATCGGCGGGATGGCGGGGTTCATCCTGCTCCTCAACGTCGTGGGCTGGGTGGTGCTGGCGGCCTTCGTCGCTCCTCACCACTACGCCCTGGGCACGACGGGCGTGTTCGGCATCGGGCTGGGCGTCACGGCGTTCACGCTCGGCATGCGGCACGCGTTCGACGCCGACCACATCGCCGCGATCGACAACACCACCCGCAAGCTGATGGCCGACGGCCAGCGCCCGCTGTCGGTCGGGTTCTGGTTTTCGCTCGGGCACTCGACGATCGTCTTCGCGCTGTGCCTCCTGCTGTCCCTCGGCGTCCGTGCGCTGGCCGGCCAGGTCGAGGACGGCTCCTCGGCGTTGCACGAGGCCACCGGCCTCATCGGCACGTCGGTGTCCGGCGTGTTCCTGTACGTGATCGCGATCCTCAACTTCGTCGTGCTGGTCGGCATCCTGCGGGTGTTCCGGCGGATGCGTCACGGCGAGTTCGACGAGGCCGCGCTCGAACGTCAGCTCGACAACCGCGGCGTGCTGAACCGGCTGCTGCGCGGCACGACGAAGGCCGTGCGCAAGCCGTGGCACATCTACCCCGTCGGCGTGCTGTTCGGGCTGGGCTTCGACACCGCGACCGAAATCGGCCTGCTGGTGCTCGCCGCGGGCGCCGCCACGTTCGCCCTGCCCTGGTACGCGATCCTCGTGCTGCCGATCCTGTTCGCCGCCGGGATGAGCCTATTCGACACCGTGGACGGCTGCTTCATGAACTTCGCCTACGGCTGGGCGTTCGCAAAGCCGGTGCGCAAGATCTTCTACAACATCACGGTGACGACGCTGTCCGTCGCGGTCGCGTTCGTCATCGGCACGATCGAGCTCGTGTCGATCCTGACCGAGAAGCTGGACATCACCTCGGGTCCGCTGGCGGTGATCGCGTCGGTGAACCTGGACTACGTCGGCTTCGGGATCGTCGGGCTGTTCGTGCTGACGTGGGTCGTCGCGCTCGCGGTGTGGCGGTTCGGGCGGATCGAAGAGAAGTGGTCGGCGAAGCTGTCCGGTTAG
- a CDS encoding N-acetylmuramic acid 6-phosphate etherase: protein MMTVPTQAVHVDSPTETRNPRTTDIDLMSTAGILGAINAEDRTVPGAVAAVLPQVARAVDYAVDALRAGGRVHYVGAGTSGRLATLDAAELVPTFNVPADWFIAHHAGGERALRQAVENAEDDDGAGAAEMAAMVQPGDFVLGLTASGRTPYVLGALLAASRQGARTGLVSGNPKAAKPAGVDVLIAVDTGPEAIAGSTRMKAGTAQKMILTSFSTATMIKLGRTYSNLMVSMRATNAKLRGRTIRILQEATGMTMADCSDALTEAGGDLKVALVHLLSGEDVKSAAKALHASGGHVRKALDLVRVRAS, encoded by the coding sequence ATGATGACCGTCCCCACGCAGGCGGTGCACGTCGATTCGCCGACCGAAACCCGCAATCCCCGCACCACGGACATCGACCTGATGTCCACGGCGGGGATCCTGGGCGCGATCAACGCCGAGGACCGCACAGTCCCCGGCGCCGTCGCCGCGGTGCTGCCCCAGGTGGCACGCGCGGTGGACTACGCGGTGGACGCCCTGCGGGCCGGTGGCCGGGTGCACTACGTCGGCGCGGGGACGTCCGGGCGCCTGGCCACGCTGGACGCGGCCGAACTGGTGCCGACGTTCAACGTGCCGGCGGACTGGTTCATCGCGCACCACGCCGGCGGCGAGCGCGCGCTGCGCCAGGCCGTCGAAAACGCGGAGGACGACGACGGGGCCGGTGCGGCCGAGATGGCCGCCATGGTCCAGCCGGGCGACTTCGTGCTGGGGCTGACGGCGTCGGGCAGGACGCCGTACGTCTTGGGCGCGCTGCTGGCCGCGTCGCGCCAGGGCGCCCGCACCGGACTGGTGTCGGGCAACCCGAAGGCCGCCAAGCCGGCGGGCGTCGACGTGCTGATCGCCGTCGACACCGGCCCGGAGGCGATCGCCGGGTCGACCCGGATGAAGGCGGGCACGGCGCAGAAGATGATCCTCACGTCGTTCTCCACGGCGACGATGATCAAGCTGGGCCGGACCTACTCCAACCTGATGGTCAGCATGCGGGCCACCAACGCGAAGCTGCGCGGCCGGACTATCCGGATCCTGCAGGAAGCCACCGGCATGACGATGGCGGACTGCTCGGACGCGCTCACCGAGGCCGGGGGCGACCTCAAGGTGGCGCTGGTGCACCTGCTCTCCGGGGAGGACGTCAAGAGCGCGGCAAAGGCGCTGCACGCGTCCGGCGGGCACGTGCGGAAGGCGTTGGATCTGGTGCGCGTGCGCGCCAGCTAA
- a CDS encoding MurR/RpiR family transcriptional regulator, whose amino-acid sequence MSDTESVVGTAPSEPVSVQTTVRDADASPLVRIRSLLPGLARAEQRVAKVVLEDPAQVARRSITEVALAANTSETTVTRFCKAVGVGGYPQLRIALAADTARTEARTTRNLGGEIGPEDDLAAVIGKVSFADARAVEETADQLDVATLERVIEVVANAGRVDVYGVGASAFVAADLQQKLHRIGRVCFSWSDTHIMLTSAAVLSPGDVAIGVSHTGATTDTVEALRVAREHGAITIAVTNFPRSPITEVADYVLTTAARETTFRSGATASRIAQLTVIDCLFIGVAQRHMDASVNALDATRDAVGSHRLGVRPDGRRRPRETGK is encoded by the coding sequence GTGAGTGATACCGAATCCGTAGTCGGCACGGCACCGTCCGAGCCCGTATCGGTCCAGACGACCGTGCGAGACGCCGACGCCAGCCCGCTGGTGCGGATCCGGTCTCTGCTCCCCGGTCTGGCCCGCGCCGAGCAGCGCGTGGCGAAGGTGGTGCTGGAAGATCCCGCGCAGGTCGCGAGACGCAGCATCACCGAAGTCGCTTTGGCGGCGAACACGAGTGAAACGACGGTGACGCGCTTCTGCAAGGCGGTCGGCGTCGGCGGGTACCCGCAGCTGCGCATCGCGCTGGCCGCGGACACCGCTCGCACCGAGGCGCGCACCACGCGCAACCTCGGCGGCGAGATCGGCCCGGAGGACGACCTGGCCGCCGTGATCGGCAAGGTCAGCTTCGCCGACGCGCGCGCCGTCGAAGAGACGGCCGACCAGCTCGACGTCGCCACGCTGGAGCGCGTGATCGAGGTCGTCGCGAACGCCGGCCGCGTGGACGTCTACGGCGTGGGCGCCAGCGCGTTCGTCGCCGCGGACCTGCAGCAGAAGCTGCACCGCATCGGCCGCGTGTGCTTCTCGTGGTCGGACACGCACATCATGCTGACCTCGGCCGCGGTGCTGAGCCCCGGTGACGTCGCGATCGGCGTCTCGCACACCGGTGCGACCACCGACACCGTCGAGGCGCTGCGGGTGGCCCGCGAGCACGGCGCGATCACCATCGCCGTGACGAACTTCCCGCGGTCCCCGATCACCGAGGTCGCCGACTACGTCTTGACCACGGCCGCCCGGGAAACCACGTTCCGTTCGGGGGCGACGGCGAGCCGCATCGCCCAGCTCACCGTGATCGACTGCCTGTTCATCGGCGTCGCGCAGCGGCACATGGACGCTTCGGTCAACGCTCTGGACGCCACCCGGGACGCGGTCGGCTCGCACCGCTTGGGGGTCAGGCCTGACGGACGGCGTCGTCCGCGGGAAACCGGCAAGTAA